A section of the Drosophila sechellia strain sech25 chromosome 3L, ASM438219v1, whole genome shotgun sequence genome encodes:
- the LOC116801292 gene encoding eIF-2-alpha kinase activator GCN1 isoform X1 codes for MVDEQLSAALRDLPGRVLNVPVEERQHLFQNVSSVLRNSGINSTIIRGICKVIGTTITKYKDPTSQRIVRDLIVDLVTIHHDLTIEHMLNVFKAFIYKEFASVSPQKSCKLAVIALGWISIIQKQAQRESNIFKTEKKKLIEYQTLLYQITVISPNQRVTDARTKILYDLWNNSDIFNETMDTLFQMESTSNVTIFCMAMFQFKYKNCNAVKLNQYTEKLSEYFVKSMISCKHKPDKSFITACSPLLESLTDTEFDSYIYPSLQRSILRSPENTLQSIGLIFNMLNFDCSRYAQKVGIVLIQNLYSKGDIARQESLESLKLLSTKCSNWIIIKELLERIFSVLNGSDGKINVIEYRINILQGAGNLSFNNIDQDHMPNILNEAVTLFSKALECETQEKVICCTLEMFGLWTEKFIHKLPNVIINIFTSGMRLKNTNQIIRQSYLEWLLLSIQNTEVDNHVSIIPDLISFYTKALQNSSQSCNLSEAACIACILLILEKPSENYNFFWTTVFDMKKLFFYNDKFTTTAPITTLCNISLMARILINSYPDKIKGKLEPLARTLVYNLCCNSVKVRVYTAKQVKQIINASSGIDFVKLALCEFGKRMNLVNIETDGEHSMDQFGTSNQVYVDALLTLTSIKHITYEDSVDVAIDLLLISHHPAIVSNEPYLWETAIQKNLKLDAKNVILAKTNEIVNKYIDNYIASAQYENTISALIRICPSLIVPTVVNNLKNYLSNFSNYNASNEEYLIFLTPDGELFDKSVIPHIDSQYETVRLKRENKVYSYKEQLEEIQLRREIDDKREKEGKLKTIRYTQKQEEQIKNQMEKELQIKLRITLLYEKLISKISLLKASCSGNGEQIAQHFYSLLDGILNASKSPLCAEVLTDLYIFLRNMCFTFQPKLGRAIALATIKLQSPSCILKKEFEALNINQAINDIIIDLDNHVKSNFLDSPSFSYAFEFLKRALLLLNTDSDFDLISKGIQIIALHTRAGNCCQPQFMPRFGMFKMLLDLLRNNNKLWEQTSDAILQVANCSNGDNCSSSPDNHIITIFLQALQHCSGAVRKVALQSLKIMVNGIVNHIKVDNSLEKVIIKRLWVAKHDPEEENRELALFLWNTAKFPLPGYVDIIDDITHSETCIQKSASESLIPLLAGDEVVIKCVIKKLFSIYKAKLALLPPVLDQFDREIEPAIDQWEPRRGVAIAFSTIAFLLSIEDVNDIMNFMVSQGLGDREDVVHKEMLATALKIVDLHGNKAIVNLLPVFEDFLDKAPKSQSYDNIRQAVVILMGSLARHLEKDDKRIDPIVKRLITALSTPSQQVQEAVSNCLPHLMPSVKDEASSMIKKLLHSLAKSEKYGERRGAAYGIAGIVKGLGILSLKQLDIMSKLTAFIQDKKNYRSREGALFAFEVLCSTLGRLFEPYIVHVLPHLLQCFGDPSQYVRQAADDTAKVVMRKLSAHGVKLVLPSLLEALDEDSWRTKTASVELLGAMAFCAPKQLSSCLPSIVPKLIQVLGDSHTKVQESGGEALKVIGSVIKNPEIQAIVPVLLDALEDPSNNTSTCLQSLLKTKFIHFIDAPSLALIMPVVQRAFMDRSTETRKMAAQIIGNMYSLTDQKDLAPYLPSIIPGLKSSLLDPVPEVRAVSARALGAMVKGMGESSFENLLPWLMETLTSESSSVDRSGAAQGLSEVVGGLGVEKMHKLMPEIISTAERVDIAAHVKDGYIMMFIYMPGAFQEEFTPYIGQIINPILKALADESEFVRDTALKAGQRIVNLYAETAVALLLPELEKGLFDDNWRIRYSSVQLLGDLLYRISGVSGKMTTETASEDDNFGTEHSHTAIIHFLGDERRNRVLSGLYMGRSDVSLMVRQAALHVWKVVVTNTPRTLREILPTLFGLLLGCLASTSYDKRQVAARTLGDLVRKLGERVLPEIIPILENGLNSDHPDQRQGVCIGLSEIMGSTSKEMVLTFIESLVPTVRKALCDPLPEVREAAAKTFESLHSTVGSRALDEILPFMLQGLSDPDPFVAENTLDGLRQVMSIKSRVVLPYLVPQLTSPPVNTKALSILVSVAGEALIKYLPKILSALLEALSDAYGYPNEPQENEYCQTVILSVTDETGIRTIMDTLLISANSSDLCTRKSAASLLSAFCIHSPGNYYEYIPQLLRCLLKLLVESDKDILQKSWEALNAVIKGMNAAQQICHVSDVRQAVRFAASELKGTELPGFCLPKGITPLLPVFREAILNGLPEEKENAAQGLGEVIFLTNAKSLQPSVVHITGPLIRILGDRFNAAVKAAVLETLSILLHKVGVMLKQFLPQLQTTFLKALHDQNRNVRMKAGKALSELVAIHSRAEPLFNEIHNGIKNSDDSSVRETMLHALRSIVSRSGDKMTEPIKKQIYVTLLSMIGHQEDATRSAVGGCLGAILKYIDSEHVYDLFNNIILTNNTDDLIVKHGHTIVLFVALKECPTEVLVLNLPEKITSYVLINILSEKVSIASNAVRAVTYLLDYYLVNKNEPPIKIVVALSRAMNHSSNDVKQLVAQSCTYLSKNLSANQSNIDVLKYLVPMLVNGTKEKNGYVKSNSELALISILRLRSDDTTFLKISGLLDSGARDSLNEVVLKVLKRTSSQSIIKEEELDDTLQA; via the exons gtataaattCAACAATTATTCGTGGAATATGTAAAGTGATTGGAACTACGATAACGAAATATAAGGATCCTACATCGCAACGAATTGTTAGAGATCTTATAGTAGACCTTGTAACTATTCATCACGATTTAACAATTGAACATATGTTAAACGTCTTTAAAgcttttatatataaagaattcgCTAGTGTGTCACCTCAAAAATCGTGTAAATTGGCCGTTATAGCATTGGGATGGATATCTATCATACAAAAACAAGCGCAACGTGAATCAAATATCTTTAAAaccgagaaaaaaaaattgattgaGTATCAGACTCTGTTATATCAAATAACAGTAATATCACCAAACCAAAGAGTTACAGACGCAAGAACAAAAATATTGTACGATCTATGGAATAATTCtgatatttttaatgaaacaaTGGACACATTATTCCAAATGGAATCAACTAGTAATGTTACAATTTTTTGTATGGCcatgtttcaatttaaatataaaaactgCAATGCTGTAAAATTAAACCAATATACAGAAAAGCTTTCAGAATACTTCGTAAAAAGTATGATTTCATGCAAACACAAACCTGACAAGTCCTTTATTACAGCTTGCAGTCCATTATTGGAATCCCTCACCGACACTGAATTTGATTCTTACATATATCCATCTTTACAACGGTCCATATTGCGAAGCCCTGAAAATACACTTCAGAGTATTggattaatttttaatatgttGAACTTCGATTGCAGTCGTTATGCTCAAAAGGTTGGAATAGTTCtcattcaaaatttatatagtAAAGGTGACATCGCACGACAAGAGTCACTTGAATCTTTAAAGCTTCTGTCAACAAAATGCTCTAATTGGATTATCATAAAGGAATTATTAGAACGTATTTTCTCTGTTCTAAATGGATCCGACGGCAAAATTAATGTGATCGAATATAGAATAAATATCCTACAg GGAGCCGGCAATTTAAGCTTCAACAACATAGATCAAGATCATATGCCCAACATTTTAAATGAAGCGGTTACCTTATTTTCGAAAGCACTGGAGTGTGAAACGCAAGAAAAAGTTATTTGCTGCACTTTGGAGATGTTTGGGTTGTGGACTGAAAAATTTATACACAAGTTGCCAAATGTTATTATCAATATTTTTACATCTGGAATGCGGCTGAAAAACACAAATCAAATTATTCGGCAAAGTTATCTCGAGTGGCTTCTACTGTCAATTCAAAATACGGAGGTTGATAACCATGTTTCTATTATACCGGatcttatttcattttatactAAAGCTTTGCAAAACTCATCACAGTCATGCAATTTGTCTGAAGCTGCTTGCATTGCGTGTATATTGCTTATTTTGGAAAAACCATCTGAAAACTAtaactttttttggaccacagTGTTCGATAtgaaaaaactatttttttataatgacAAGTTTACTACAACAGCTCCGATTACCACGTTATGCAATATATCATTAATGGCTAGAATATTGATAAATTCATATCCTGATAAAATTAAAGGCAAACTAGAACCTTTAGCTCGAACTTTAGTTTATAACTTATGTTGTAATTCAGTTAAAGTTCGAGTATATACTGCTAAGCAGgtcaaacaaataataaacgCATCAAGCGGAATCGACTTTGTTAAGTTAGCCTTATGCGAGTTTGGTAAACGTATGAATTTAGTTAATATTGAAACGGACGGGGAGCATTCAATGGATCAGTTTGGGACTTCGAATCAAGTGTATGTAGACGCACTTCTCACTTTAACAAGCATAAAACATATTACTTACGAAGATTCTGTGGATGTTGCTATAGATCTACTGCTTATATCACATCACCCTGCAATTGTATCGAATGAGCCATACCTATGGGAAACAGCCATACAAAAGAATTTAAAATTGGATGCAAAAAACGTTATACTAGctaaaacaaatgaaattgttaataAATACATTGACAACTATATAGCTAGTGCGCAATACGAGAATACAATATCAGCATTGATTCGAATTTGTCCGAGTCTTATTGTTCCAACAGTTGTCAATAATTTAAAGAACTATCTTAGTAACTTCTCTAACTATAATGCTTCTAATGaagaatatttaatatttttgactCCGGATGGAGAGTTATTTGATAAAAGTGTAATACCTCATATAGATTCGCAATATGAAACAGTTCGTCTTAAAAGagaaaataaagtttacaGCTACAAGGAACAATTAGAAGAAATTCAACTTCGGCGTGAAATTGACGATAAAAGggaaaaagaaggaaaattaaaaactataagGTATACTCAGAAGCAAGaagaacaaattaaaaatcaaatggaaaAAGAACTCcaaataaaattaagaatTACACTGCTttatgaaaaattaatttcgaaaATAAGCTTGCTAAAAGCATCATGTTCTGGGAATGGAGAACAAATTGCCCAACATTTTTATTCTTTATTAGACGGCATATTGAATGCTTCTAAAAGTCCCCTATGTGCCGAGGTTCTTACTGACCTGTACATATTTTTGCGTAATATGTGCTTTACTTTTCAGCCAAAACTTGGACGTGCAATCGCATTAGCGACAATCAAACTTCAAAGCCCGTCCTGTATTTTAAAGAAGGAATTTGAAgctttaaatataaatcaagCTATTAATGATATAATAATTGATCTTGACAATCACGTTAAATCAAACTTTCTTGACTCGCCATCATTTTCATATGCCTTCGAGTTCTTAAAGCGGGCGTTATTATTGTTAAATACCGATTCGGATTTTGATCTTATTTCTAAAGGTATACAGATAATAGCACTCCATACAAGGGCAGGTAATTGTTGTCAGCCACAGTTTATGCCTCGATTTGGTATGTTTAAAATGTTGTTAGATCTTTTAAGGAACAACAATAAACTCTGGGAACAGACTTCAGATGCCATCTTACAAGTTGCGAACTGTTCTAATGGTGATAATTGTTCTTCTAGTCCGGATAACCATATTATAACCATATTTCTGCAAGCATTGCAACATTGTTCTGGCGCTGTAAGAAAAGTGGCATTGCAATCTCTAAAAATAATGGTTAATGGAATTGTAAATCATATAAAAGTTGATAACAGTCTTGAAAAGGTAATTATAAAACGACTTTGGGTTGCAAAACATGATCCAGAAGAAGAAAACCGAGAACTGGCTTTATTTTTGTGGAACACTGCAAAATTTCCTTTACCCGGATATGTCGATATTATTGATGATATCACACACTCCGAGACCTGCATTCAAAAATCCGCTTCAGAATCCCTAATTCCGCTATTAGCTGGCGATGAAGTTGTAATAAAATGCGTTATAAAGAAGTTATTTTCTATTTACAAAGCAAAGCTGGCCCTATTACCGCCGGTATTGGATCAATTTGACCGTGAAATTGAGCCTGCAATCGATCAGTGGGAACCACGAAGAGGTGTTGCTATTGCATTCTCCACTATCGCTTTCCTATTATCTATTGAAGATGTAAACGATATTATGAATTTTATGGTATCACAAGGACTCGGTGACCGAGAAGATGTTGTACATAAGGAAATGTTAGCTACTGCATTAAAGATAGTTGATTTACACGGAAATAAAGCAATTGTAAATTTGCTACCAGTATTTGAAGATTTTCTCGATAAGGCGCCAAAATCCCAAAGTTACGACAACATACGTCAAGCTGTTGTGATATTGATGGGTTCTCTAGCACGTCATTTGGAAAAAGATGACAAACGAATTGACCCAATTGTTAAAAGGTTAATAACAGCACTGTCTACTCCATCACAACAAGTTCAGGAAGCGGTGTCGAATTGCTTACCTCATCTTATGCCATCCGTAAAGGATGAGGCCTCTTCAATGATAAAAAAACTATTACACTCATTGGCGAAGTCTGAAAAATATGGTGAAAGACGTGGAGCTGCGTATGGTATTGCCGGGATAGTTAAAGGTCTTGGGATTTTATCACTAAAGCAACTAGACATAATGTCAAAGCTGACCGCTTTTATTcaagataaaaaaaattataggTCCAGAGAAGGcgctttgtttgcttttgaaGTTTTGTGTAGTACACTTGGACGTTTATTTGAACCTTATATAGTTCATGTCTTGCCACATTTGTTACAATGTTTTGGTGATCCATCGCAGTACGTAAGACAGGCAGCCGATGATACTGCTAAAGTAGTTATGAGAAAACTTTCCGCACATGGTGTTAAGCTAGTACTTCCGTCACTTTTGGAAGCTCTTGACGAAGATTCATGGAGAACAAAAACAGCATCAGTTGAACTGTTAGGTGCAATGGCATTCTGTGCACCAAAACAACTTTCATCTTGCCTTCCAAGTATAGTTCCAAAACTAATTCAAGTCCTGGGAGATTCTCACACTAAAGTACAAGAATCGGGTGGAGAAGCTCTTAAGGTAATTGGATCTGTTATAAAAAATCCTGAAATTCAAGCTATTGTCCCCGTGCTTTTGGATGCATTGGAAGATCCATCCAACAATACATCCACTTGTTTGCAAAGCTTGCTAAAAACTAAGTTTATTCACTTTATTGATGCTCCCTCATTAGCTCTAATTATGCCAGTGGTGCAACGTGCCTTTATGGACCGATCCACAGAGACTAGAAAAATGGCTGCACAAATAATAGGAAATATGTATTCCTTAACAGATCAAAAAGATCTTGCGCCCTACTTACCAAGTATTATTCCTGGTCTAAAATCATCATTACTGGATCCAGTCCCTGAAGTGCGAGCTGTGTCGGCTCGTGCGCTTGGTGCTATGGTTAAAGGTATGGGTGAAAGTtcatttgaaaatttattacCCTGGCTTATGGAAACTCTAACTTCCGAGTCTAGCAGTGTGGATCGCAGTGGAGCAGCACAAGGACTCTCTGAAGTAGTTGGAGGACTTGGCGTTGAAAAGATGCATAAACTTATGCCGGAAATAATTTCGACTGCAGAACGCGTAGACATCGCTGCACATGTTAAAGATGGATATATAATgatgtttatatatatgccTGGAGCATTTCAAGAAGAATTTACACCATATATCGGACAAATTATCAATCCGATTTTAAAGGCTTTGGCAGACGAAAGCGAATTCGTTCGTGATACTGCTTTAAAGGCAGGTCAACGTATTGTTAATTTATACGCAGAAACTGCTGTGGCACTTTTACTTCCTGAGCTTGAAAAGGGGCTGTTCGATGATAATTGGCGGATTCGATATAGTTCTGTTCAATTACTTGGAGACCTGTTGTATCGAATATCTGGAGTATCTGGAAAAATGACCACGGAAACAGCAAGCGAAGATGATAATTTTGGTACGGAACATTCACATACAGCTATTATTCACTTTTTGGGCGATGAACGTAGAAATAGAGTATTGTCAGGGCTTTACATGGGACGTAGTGACGTTTCATTGATGGTGCGACAGGCTGCACTGCATGTATGGAAAGTTGTTGTGACAAATACTCCGCGTACTCTGCGTGAGATTCTACCAACACTGTTCGGCTTACTACTTGGATGTTTGGCAAGCACAAGTTATGATAAAAGACAAGTGGCAGCGCGAACTTTGGGAGATTTGGTAAGAAAACTTGGGGAAAGAGTTTTGCCAGAAATAATTCCTATTCTTGAAAATGGTCTAAACTCTGATCATCCTGATCAACGTCAGGGAGTATGCATTGGTTTGTCTGAAATAATGGGTTCTACATCAAAAGAAATGGTACTTACGTTTATTGAGAGTCTGGTCCCTACAGTCCGAAAGGCTTTGTGCGATCCCTTACCTGAAGTtcgagaagcagcagcaaaaacattTGAGTCCTTACATAGCACAGTGGGATCTCGAGCGTTGGATGAAATTCTGCCATTTATGCTGCAAGGTCTTTCAGACCCCGACCCCTTCGTCGCTGAGAATACTTTAGACGGTCTTAGACAGGTAATGTCTATTAAATCAAGAGTTGTTTTGCCATATCTTGTGCCGCAACTAACATCCCCACCAGTGAATACAAAAGCCTTATCTATACTAGTCTCTGTCGCTGGAGAAGCGTTAATCAAATATTTGCCTAAAATATTATCAGCATTATTGGAGGCTTTATCAGACGCCTACGGATATCCTAATGAACCACAGGAGAACGAGTACTGCCAAACGGTTATATTGTCAGTAACAGATGAAACTGGAATTAGGACAATAATGGATACATTGCTTATTTCAGCGAATTCTTCTGACCTGTGCACTCGGAAGTCTGCGGCAAGCTTACTATCTGCTTTTTGTATTCATTCACCCGGCAATTACTATGAATACATTCCTCAACTTTTAAGATGTTTACTTAAGTTGTTAGTAGAAAGTGATAAAGATATACTACAGAAATCCTGGGAGGCTCTTAACGCTGTAATAAAAGGCATGAATGCTGCGCAACAAATATGTCACGTATCTGATGTTCGCCAGGCCGTTAGGTTTGCAGCAAGCGAACTTAAAGGAACAGAGCTTCCTGGATTTTGTCTTCCAAAAGGAATTACTCCACTATTACCGGTGTTTCGGGAAGCTATTTTAAATGGATTACCAGAGGAAAAAGAAAACGCGGCACAAGGACTCGGTGaagttatttttctaactaATGCAAAATCATTACAGCCTTCAGTAGTACACATAACAGGTCCATTGATTCGAATACTAGGAGACCGTTTCAACGCAGCAGTTAAGGCTGCAGTACTGGAAACCTTGTCAATTTTACTTCATAAAGTTGGTGTTATGTTAAAACAGTTTTTACCACAGCTTCAGACCACTTTTCTTAAAGCATTACATGATCAAAATCGAAACGTTAGAATGAAAGCTGGAAAAGCATTGTCTGAGTTAGTGGCAATTCATTCTAGAGCAGAGCCattatttaatgaaattcaTAATGGAATTAAAAACTCGGATGATTCTTCTGTCAGGGAGACAATGCTCCATGCACTTCGAAGTATTGTGAGTCGATCTGGAGACAAAATGACTGAaccaattaaaaaacaaatttatgttACCTTATTGAGTATGATCGGACATCAAGAAGACGCTACTCGAAGCGCAGTAGGAGGATGCTTGGGAGCGATATTAAAGTACATTGATTCTGAACATGTATATgatttgtttaataatattatactGACGAATAATACAGATGATCTAATAGTGAAACATGGACACACAATAGTATTGTTTGTAGCACTAAAAGAGTGCCCCACCGAAGTACTTGTGTTAAATTTGCCTGAAAAGATTACATCTTATGTATTGATCAATATTTTATCAGAAAAAGTGTCAATTGCCTCCAATGCTGTAAGAGCTGTCACTTACCTTTTGGACTATTACCTTGTCAATAAAAATGAACCCCCTATTAAAATTGTGGTTGCGTTATCTAGAGCAATGAATCATTCAAGCAACGATGTCAAGCAGCTTGTTGCACAAAGTTGTACCTACCTTTCTAAAAATTTGTCAGCAAATCAAAGTAATATTGatgttttgaaatatttggtGCCTATGCTGGTAAATGgaactaaagaaaaaaatggtTATGTGAAATCAAATTCAGAACTAgcattaatttccattttgagATTAAGATCTGACGATACGacctttttaaaaatttcagGTCTGTTAGATTCTGGGGCTAGAGACTCTTTAAATGAAGTagttttaaaagttttaaaacgCACATCTTCACAATCTATTATAAAAGAAGAAGAATTGGATGACACTCTGCAAGCATAA